In Flavobacterium sp. CBA20B-1, one DNA window encodes the following:
- a CDS encoding peptidoglycan-binding protein LysM has translation MIKKCSYFIVIAFAVALITMAFKGVESPETVSNYYKVTTPLAYNVCTEKEILKNTKEIENKEPFSIKTTGSFIDFKEALALQESNVNYQSVNSYGYMGKYQFGKGTLKFIGIKNTDDFLNNPALQEKAFVAYIQKNKWILRREIKKYAGKTIAGISISESGMLAAAHLGGAGAVQDFLRSNGSVTFVDGYGTNIRTYLAKFANYDLKEIKAAKNPRVI, from the coding sequence ATGATAAAAAAATGTTCTTATTTTATTGTAATTGCTTTTGCAGTTGCCCTCATTACAATGGCTTTTAAAGGTGTTGAATCACCTGAAACAGTGAGCAATTATTACAAAGTAACCACCCCATTGGCGTATAATGTGTGTACCGAAAAGGAAATCTTAAAAAACACAAAAGAAATCGAAAACAAAGAACCGTTCTCAATAAAAACTACTGGTTCATTTATAGATTTTAAAGAAGCTTTGGCTTTGCAGGAATCAAATGTAAATTACCAATCGGTTAATTCGTATGGATATATGGGAAAATATCAATTCGGTAAGGGAACCTTGAAATTTATAGGCATAAAAAATACCGATGATTTTTTAAATAATCCAGCGCTGCAAGAAAAAGCGTTTGTTGCTTATATCCAAAAAAACAAATGGATATTACGCAGAGAAATTAAAAAGTATGCTGGTAAAACCATCGCAGGAATATCGATCAGCGAATCAGGCATGCTCGCTGCCGCCCATTTAGGAGGAGCAGGTGCTGTGCAAGATTTTTTACGATCAAATGGCTCAGTGACTTTCGTGGATGGGTATGGAACAAACATCAGAACCTACTTAGCTAAATTTGCAAATTATGATTTAAAAGAAATTAAGGCAGCTAAAAATCCAAGGGTTATTTAA
- the gldJ gene encoding gliding motility lipoprotein GldJ yields the protein MKINKIMTLQLIAVIAASIGLTSCGNSNASMSSATGWKINDKKGGFQYNTSYDGTEVPYGMVAIEGGTFTMGRVQDDVMGEWNNSATQQYVQSFFMDETEVTNLMYTEYLAWTKAVYPPSEARYRQIYNAALPDTLVWRNQLGFTETLTNTYLRHPAYANYPVVGVSWVQANDFSKWRTDRVNELNLERAGYIAKNAKTDKVYGEQSFSTDTYLSAPTKAYAGNDSIVLRGVKNRAQPGQSGVYAKMEYGIISAEFRLPTEAEWEYAASVRKSDRVYNNQQGRNKYPWGSDQTRTNSRRSKGDYLANFKQGRGDYGGIAGWSTDAGEITTAVKSFPANDWGLYDMAGNVAEWVADVYRPAISSEVNDINYFRGNVYNKSVIAPDGTVQVVSTNIEYDTLPNGKLHPRALPGEVQKEAVGTEDTFLRRNFQGDNSISYNDGDNLARVGQAKSKMYNAPQNTAAYDAEGNLTYTLDDANRTSLINNNSRVIKGGSWKDRAYWLDPATRRFIDQYSASDFVGFRNAMTKVGVTKSNGKKKARG from the coding sequence ATGAAGATTAATAAAATTATGACATTACAATTGATAGCTGTAATAGCAGCGTCAATTGGACTAACAAGTTGTGGAAACAGCAATGCAAGTATGTCTTCGGCTACAGGCTGGAAGATCAACGACAAAAAAGGTGGTTTCCAATATAACACGTCATACGATGGCACAGAAGTTCCGTATGGAATGGTAGCTATTGAAGGGGGTACATTTACAATGGGACGCGTTCAAGACGATGTAATGGGAGAATGGAACAACAGTGCAACACAGCAATATGTGCAATCATTCTTTATGGATGAAACTGAGGTTACCAACCTAATGTACACCGAATACTTGGCGTGGACAAAAGCAGTTTATCCACCTTCTGAAGCAAGATACCGTCAAATATACAATGCTGCTTTGCCAGATACATTAGTATGGCGTAATCAATTAGGTTTTACAGAAACCTTAACCAACACGTATCTGCGCCATCCGGCATACGCAAACTACCCAGTAGTTGGTGTATCTTGGGTTCAGGCAAACGATTTCTCTAAATGGAGAACTGATCGTGTAAATGAATTAAATTTAGAGCGTGCAGGCTATATTGCTAAAAACGCTAAAACTGATAAAGTATATGGAGAACAATCGTTCTCTACGGACACCTACTTGAGTGCTCCTACAAAAGCATACGCCGGCAACGATAGCATTGTGCTTAGAGGAGTAAAAAACCGTGCACAACCTGGTCAAAGTGGTGTTTACGCAAAAATGGAATACGGTATTATTTCTGCTGAATTTCGTTTACCAACCGAGGCTGAATGGGAATACGCAGCTAGCGTTAGAAAATCGGATCGTGTGTACAATAATCAACAAGGAAGAAACAAATATCCTTGGGGATCAGATCAAACACGCACCAACTCTCGCAGATCGAAAGGTGATTATTTAGCTAACTTTAAGCAAGGACGCGGTGATTACGGTGGTATCGCAGGTTGGTCAACAGATGCAGGTGAAATTACTACAGCTGTAAAATCGTTCCCAGCAAATGATTGGGGATTATATGATATGGCAGGAAACGTGGCAGAATGGGTTGCAGACGTATATCGTCCGGCAATTTCTTCTGAGGTGAATGACATTAACTATTTCCGTGGAAATGTTTACAACAAAAGTGTGATTGCTCCTGACGGAACAGTACAAGTTGTAAGTACAAATATTGAATACGACACCTTGCCAAATGGTAAATTGCACCCACGTGCTTTACCTGGTGAAGTTCAAAAAGAAGCTGTTGGTACAGAAGACACCTTCTTAAGACGCAATTTTCAAGGTGACAACAGCATTAGTTATAATGATGGTGATAATCTTGCAAGAGTGGGTCAAGCAAAATCTAAAATGTATAACGCACCACAAAACACCGCAGCTTATGACGCTGAGGGGAACTTAACTTATACTTTAGATGATGCAAACAGAACCAGTTTAATTAACAATAATTCACGTGTTATTAAAGGTGGTTCATGGAAAGACAGAGCTTATTGGTTGGACCCTGCAACACGCAGATTCATAGATCAATACTCTGCATCAGACTTTGTTGGATTTAGAAACGCAATGACTAAAGTAGGTGTTACTAAATCAAACGGTAAGAAAAAAGCAAGAGGTTAA
- the porU gene encoding type IX secretion system sortase PorU yields the protein MKKLLPVFAMLGSFALNAQTKDVRLQWTEQNFTISNGENFFVPSFQQEYFNYNSGERIIGAKVFINNVQGNQLRVVSENVQPIDLSKYKDINPKNIPSSIDPKIQFYVTKGVQSAIVTFNPIIKTSNGYSKVTNITFDIYGTKTAALKNTVFTVQNSVLTQGNWFKFKINETGVYRLDKNFLNKLGVPNDVDPRTIKVYGYGGGMLPLENNKNEHFDVPEIAIQFQGEQDGVLNDNDFALFYGVGTKGWNAQNATHLNLYSNDAYYFVTYGGTVGKRMQTYVEPAGASTVNYTDYLERVFDEKNIENIVQLSRKTFGENFGQSFTKQVVLQTPLMNSSKPATVGINLAAISQNQTFFNISLNNQQIGSQAINGKISNAQANEGYFSNTLNLSGETHTFAINFNNNGIPSARGYIDFVAIDYYKYLAGNNKQFQFNFPDAVSQVGVGSFQISNAQGITQVWDVTDQYNPTFKTNTAGLINLKMPLGALKDFVAVDQNDIYTPIEVGNAKILNQNLKGTIFANGNVDYLIITNNNLLSAANRLANLHKTQSNLNVKVVPLDAIYNEFSSGQQDVVAIRNFIRYVYFAGNQTLKYVNLFGDASTDYFDPTSNIVPIFHYLNNTLSPNSSENFNDWHTFATDDFYALLDDPEGLMNNDTYTGIDVVIGRMPVNNVQEANAMVNKVEQYLSKENAGRWKNVYTALADDIDAGFDAVLQVALNNMADELVANKPFMNVKKIIADSYQQQVVAGGPRYPKVKEDFLNGVNSGSLMVSYLGHGSETGWGAERYFEIPDIERLNNIDKYPLFAIMTCDFTRFDNQKLKSGGEYLYLRENSGAIGILATNRKIGIGSASDFTENTSAWLFNYNNILPNATMAEALMYTKNDLVKNVGEQAMISFVGDPALKLAIPKPNITITHVNDEPIENFTGSLRALDRVKLKGQVTTEGGQLISNFNGDLAVQMFDKNQEKTTLMNDGNGQPMTFTTLGETVFRGNASVTNGGFEIEFVVPKDIKIAVGEGKASFYAVKESNVLDEYAGANTTIKIGGVNENAAEDNKPPQIKLFMNDETFISGGITNSSPLFLAHLEDENGMNTASGIGHDMVAILDGDENNPIVMNEFYETEPNNFMKGFVDYPFSNLKEGLHTITFKGWDVYNNLATATLDFVVAAETGLTLERVLNYPNPFVDYTEFWFQHNRPNETLQVQVQILTVTGKIVKTINQTIVSEGFLSKDLKWDGRDDFGDRIGKGVYIYRLKVKSTVSGEQAEKIEKLVIL from the coding sequence ATGAAAAAACTATTACCAGTTTTTGCGATGCTTGGCAGTTTTGCCTTAAACGCGCAAACAAAAGATGTTCGTTTGCAATGGACTGAACAAAACTTTACCATCAGTAACGGAGAAAATTTCTTTGTTCCAAGTTTTCAACAGGAATATTTTAATTATAATTCTGGAGAACGCATTATTGGGGCAAAGGTTTTTATAAATAATGTGCAAGGAAATCAGCTACGCGTGGTTTCTGAAAATGTGCAACCTATTGATTTGTCTAAATACAAAGACATTAATCCGAAAAATATTCCTAGTTCCATTGATCCTAAAATACAGTTTTATGTTACAAAAGGCGTGCAATCGGCTATTGTAACATTTAATCCTATTATTAAAACAAGTAATGGCTACAGTAAAGTAACCAATATTACATTTGATATTTACGGAACGAAAACAGCTGCTTTAAAGAACACTGTTTTTACGGTTCAGAATTCTGTTCTGACGCAGGGGAATTGGTTTAAATTTAAAATCAATGAAACAGGAGTTTATCGTTTAGACAAAAATTTCTTGAATAAATTGGGTGTTCCGAACGATGTAGACCCTCGTACTATTAAGGTTTATGGATACGGTGGTGGCATGCTTCCGCTTGAAAACAATAAAAACGAACATTTTGATGTACCTGAAATTGCAATTCAATTTCAAGGTGAACAAGACGGCGTTTTAAATGATAACGATTTTGCATTGTTTTATGGAGTGGGTACGAAAGGATGGAATGCACAAAACGCCACGCACTTAAATTTGTACAGCAATGATGCATATTATTTTGTAACCTATGGCGGAACAGTTGGCAAGCGTATGCAAACATACGTGGAACCAGCTGGTGCTTCAACAGTAAACTATACCGATTATCTCGAAAGGGTTTTCGATGAAAAAAATATTGAAAATATTGTACAGCTTAGCCGGAAAACATTTGGTGAAAATTTTGGACAAAGTTTCACAAAGCAAGTAGTTTTGCAAACACCTTTAATGAATAGTTCCAAACCGGCGACAGTAGGTATCAATTTAGCTGCCATTTCGCAAAATCAAACATTTTTTAATATATCCTTAAATAATCAGCAGATAGGTTCGCAAGCTATCAATGGAAAAATTAGTAATGCCCAAGCAAACGAAGGCTATTTTTCCAACACGTTAAATTTAAGCGGTGAAACACATACGTTTGCCATAAATTTTAATAATAACGGCATACCATCGGCTCGGGGATATATCGATTTTGTTGCAATAGATTACTATAAATACTTGGCTGGAAACAATAAACAATTCCAGTTTAATTTTCCCGATGCCGTTTCACAAGTTGGTGTGGGCTCTTTTCAGATATCAAATGCGCAAGGTATTACACAAGTGTGGGATGTGACCGATCAATATAATCCCACATTCAAAACCAATACAGCAGGATTAATAAATTTAAAAATGCCTTTAGGGGCGTTGAAAGATTTTGTGGCTGTGGATCAAAACGACATCTACACGCCAATTGAAGTGGGCAATGCAAAAATTTTAAACCAAAATTTAAAAGGAACTATTTTTGCCAATGGAAACGTAGATTATCTAATCATTACCAATAACAACCTGCTTTCAGCAGCCAATCGTTTGGCAAATCTTCACAAAACGCAAAGCAATTTAAACGTAAAAGTGGTTCCGCTAGATGCCATTTATAACGAATTTTCGTCGGGTCAGCAAGATGTAGTGGCTATTCGGAATTTTATTAGATATGTGTATTTTGCAGGAAATCAAACGCTTAAATATGTAAACTTGTTTGGTGATGCTTCTACAGATTATTTCGACCCAACATCGAATATTGTGCCTATTTTTCATTATTTGAACAACACACTGTCTCCCAATTCAAGTGAAAACTTTAATGACTGGCACACCTTTGCAACCGACGATTTTTATGCCTTGCTAGATGACCCGGAAGGGTTGATGAATAACGATACTTACACCGGTATCGATGTAGTTATTGGTAGAATGCCTGTTAATAATGTTCAAGAGGCAAACGCAATGGTGAATAAAGTAGAACAATATTTGAGCAAAGAAAATGCAGGGCGTTGGAAAAATGTTTACACAGCCTTGGCAGACGATATAGACGCCGGCTTTGATGCCGTATTGCAAGTGGCCTTAAACAATATGGCCGATGAACTTGTAGCCAATAAGCCTTTTATGAATGTAAAGAAAATTATTGCAGACTCATATCAGCAGCAGGTGGTGGCAGGCGGGCCAAGATACCCAAAAGTTAAAGAAGATTTTTTAAACGGAGTAAATTCCGGCAGTTTAATGGTGAGTTATTTGGGGCATGGCTCTGAAACAGGATGGGGTGCCGAACGTTATTTTGAAATTCCTGATATTGAAAGGTTAAATAATATCGATAAATATCCGTTATTTGCAATTATGACTTGTGATTTTACTCGTTTTGATAATCAAAAGCTAAAATCAGGAGGGGAATATTTGTACCTGCGCGAAAATTCAGGCGCTATTGGAATACTAGCAACCAACCGAAAAATTGGAATTGGCAGTGCAAGCGATTTTACCGAGAATACGTCAGCTTGGCTTTTTAATTACAATAATATATTGCCCAATGCAACCATGGCAGAAGCTTTAATGTACACTAAAAACGATCTTGTAAAAAACGTTGGAGAGCAAGCAATGATTTCATTTGTGGGTGATCCGGCATTAAAATTAGCCATTCCAAAACCAAATATTACCATCACACATGTAAACGATGAACCTATAGAGAATTTTACAGGCAGCCTTCGTGCGTTAGATAGAGTAAAATTAAAAGGACAAGTGACTACTGAGGGCGGACAATTAATTAGCAATTTCAATGGCGATTTAGCAGTTCAAATGTTCGACAAAAACCAAGAAAAAACAACATTGATGAACGATGGGAACGGCCAACCAATGACCTTTACCACTTTAGGAGAGACCGTTTTTCGAGGAAATGCATCGGTTACAAACGGTGGATTCGAAATAGAATTTGTGGTTCCAAAAGATATAAAAATCGCAGTAGGTGAGGGCAAAGCCAGTTTTTATGCTGTAAAAGAATCCAATGTTTTAGATGAATATGCAGGCGCAAACACCACAATAAAAATTGGAGGTGTAAACGAAAATGCAGCCGAAGACAATAAACCACCTCAGATAAAACTGTTTATGAATGATGAAACGTTTATTTCTGGAGGTATCACTAATAGTTCTCCATTGTTTTTAGCACACTTAGAAGATGAAAACGGAATGAATACAGCCAGCGGAATTGGCCATGATATGGTAGCTATTTTAGATGGTGATGAAAACAATCCCATTGTGATGAACGAGTTCTACGAAACCGAACCAAACAATTTTATGAAAGGATTTGTGGATTATCCGTTCAGCAATTTAAAAGAAGGTTTGCATACCATTACATTTAAAGGTTGGGATGTGTACAATAATTTAGCAACTGCAACGTTAGACTTTGTAGTGGCGGCAGAAACAGGATTAACATTAGAGCGCGTGTTAAATTATCCAAATCCGTTTGTAGATTATACCGAGTTTTGGTTTCAGCACAATCGTCCGAATGAAACCTTACAAGTACAAGTTCAAATTTTAACCGTTACTGGTAAAATAGTAAAAACCATTAATCAAACCATTGTTTCTGAAGGATTTTTATCCAAAGATTTAAAATGGGATGGCCGTGATGATTTCGGCGACCGAATAGGTAAAGGAGTTTATATTTACCGATTAAAAGTTAAATCAACCGTTTCTGGTGAACAAGCAGAAAAAATTGAAAAATTGGTAATCTTATAG
- the porV gene encoding type IX secretion system outer membrane channel protein PorV, which translates to MRKISIAVVSLFTVNAAFAQQELPMPDGTPLSYNPAITTGVSFLTITPDARSGALGDMGVATSADAFSQFYNPAKYAFAEKQQGFALSYTPYMSKIASDISLMGVSYYNRVNERSAIGTSLRYFTLGEINLTNNQGEFQGVEKPNEFSVDVSYTIKFSDNFGMAVAGRYISSNLRLRGDGETAANTFAVDVAGYYESDRIQMSNSEGRLRAGFNFQNMGPKVSYTGDTNFASNIPTTLRLGVGYDYILDNYNTVTFYGETTKLMVPSNLQPTFTDANGNGEYDAGEDVNSRFQEYRDIGWFSGMFKSFGDAPGGFGEEMREFTWSLGAEYWYQNSFAFRLGYFNEAEDKGARKFATLGAGFKYNIVNIDVSYLLATGKVQNPLENTLRFSLTFNFGRDYYKN; encoded by the coding sequence ATGAGAAAAATTTCAATAGCAGTTGTTAGTTTATTTACAGTAAATGCAGCATTTGCACAGCAAGAGTTACCAATGCCCGATGGTACACCACTTTCATATAATCCGGCAATTACAACAGGTGTATCTTTCTTAACAATCACCCCCGATGCGCGTTCAGGTGCTTTAGGGGATATGGGAGTTGCAACATCAGCCGATGCTTTTTCGCAGTTTTATAACCCAGCAAAATATGCTTTTGCAGAAAAACAGCAAGGTTTTGCATTGTCATATACACCTTATATGTCAAAAATTGCCAGTGATATTTCTTTAATGGGAGTGAGTTACTACAACCGTGTAAATGAGCGAAGTGCTATTGGTACAAGTTTGCGCTATTTTACATTGGGTGAAATTAACTTAACGAATAATCAAGGAGAATTTCAAGGAGTTGAAAAACCAAATGAATTTTCTGTTGACGTTTCTTATACCATAAAGTTTTCTGATAATTTTGGTATGGCAGTTGCAGGTAGATACATCAGTTCCAATTTAAGATTGCGCGGTGATGGCGAAACAGCAGCCAATACTTTTGCAGTAGATGTAGCAGGATATTATGAAAGCGACCGTATCCAAATGAGTAATTCAGAAGGAAGATTGCGTGCCGGTTTCAATTTTCAAAACATGGGACCAAAAGTAAGTTACACAGGCGATACGAATTTCGCAAGCAATATTCCCACTACCTTGCGTTTAGGAGTAGGTTACGATTATATTTTAGATAATTACAATACCGTTACTTTTTACGGGGAAACAACAAAATTAATGGTACCTTCTAATTTACAGCCAACTTTTACAGATGCTAATGGAAACGGTGAATATGATGCTGGAGAAGATGTTAATTCACGCTTCCAAGAATACCGTGACATTGGTTGGTTTTCAGGGATGTTTAAATCGTTTGGCGATGCACCAGGTGGTTTTGGCGAAGAAATGCGCGAATTTACATGGTCATTAGGTGCCGAGTATTGGTATCAAAATTCATTTGCATTCCGTTTAGGTTACTTTAACGAAGCCGAAGATAAAGGCGCACGTAAGTTTGCTACATTGGGAGCTGGTTTCAAATATAATATCGTAAATATCGATGTGTCTTATTTATTAGCAACCGGTAAAGTGCAAAATCCATTAGAAAACACATTGCGTTTTTCATTAACCTTTAACTTTGGTAGAGATTATTATAAAAATTAA
- the cdd gene encoding cytidine deaminase yields MQEINIPTKLYSYKQLTELPLSIQNLMNQAVAARLKAYAPYSNFQVGAAILLKNGTIVLGANQENAAYPSGLCAERTAVFSAGANFPNEQIIAICISASSTLKDTLEPIPPCGACRQSLLEYENKQKNNIPIYFMGKAGEIIQSPSIKNLLPFTFREDSL; encoded by the coding sequence ATGCAAGAAATTAATATACCAACAAAATTATACAGCTATAAACAATTGACCGAGTTGCCATTGTCCATTCAAAATTTAATGAATCAAGCAGTAGCAGCCCGGTTAAAAGCATACGCACCTTATTCCAATTTCCAAGTAGGAGCAGCGATATTATTAAAAAACGGAACAATTGTTTTGGGGGCTAATCAAGAAAATGCAGCATATCCTTCAGGACTTTGTGCCGAACGAACAGCTGTTTTTTCTGCAGGAGCCAATTTTCCAAATGAACAAATAATAGCTATTTGTATCTCCGCATCATCCACCTTAAAAGATACATTAGAGCCCATTCCCCCATGTGGAGCCTGTAGGCAATCATTATTAGAATACGAAAACAAACAAAAAAACAATATTCCAATTTACTTTATGGGAAAAGCCGGCGAGATCATTCAATCACCCTCTATAAAAAATTTGTTACCTTTTACATTTAGAGAAGATAGTTTATAA
- a CDS encoding nucleotide sugar dehydrogenase, with amino-acid sequence MIKSICCIGAGYVGGPTMAVIALKNPHIKVTVVDVNQERINAWNAQNLDNLPVYEPGLAEIIAQTRNVNLFFSTQVNEAIQQAEMIFISVNTPTKTYGIGKGMAADLKYIELCARQIASVATNNKIVVEKSTLPVRTASTIKSILKQSQNNVQFEILSNPEFLAEGTAVNDLLKPDRVLIGGDYHTPEGKNAIAALSEIYKNWVTTDKIITTNIWSSELSKLTANAFLAQRISSINAMSAICEATEANIDEVAFAIGKDSRIGDKFLKASVGFGGSCFQKDILNLVYIAQTFGLNEVADYWQQVISMNNYQKSRFARKIVQEMFNTVSGKKIVLLGWAFKKDTNDSRESAAIDIANYLIEEQAELHIYDPKVTAQQIFTDLEISTSIPQEELATKIKIYNHPDTIFQQAHAIVIVTEWDQFKTFDYTHIKKQMQQPAFIFDGRNILNPAEITQIGFQYIGIGK; translated from the coding sequence ATGATAAAATCAATTTGTTGTATTGGTGCAGGCTATGTTGGTGGTCCAACAATGGCAGTAATTGCATTAAAAAATCCACATATAAAAGTTACAGTAGTAGATGTAAATCAAGAACGCATCAACGCTTGGAACGCACAAAACTTAGACAATTTACCTGTTTACGAACCCGGGTTGGCAGAAATCATTGCACAAACGCGCAATGTAAATTTATTTTTTAGCACCCAAGTAAACGAAGCCATTCAACAAGCCGAAATGATTTTTATATCTGTAAACACTCCTACAAAAACCTACGGAATAGGCAAGGGCATGGCAGCAGATTTAAAATATATCGAGCTTTGCGCCCGCCAAATAGCAAGCGTTGCCACCAACAATAAAATAGTTGTAGAGAAATCAACCTTACCCGTTCGCACGGCATCAACCATTAAAAGCATACTCAAACAATCCCAAAACAATGTACAGTTTGAGATTCTCTCAAACCCCGAATTTTTAGCAGAAGGCACCGCTGTCAATGATTTGCTAAAACCTGATCGCGTTCTAATAGGTGGCGATTATCACACCCCAGAAGGTAAAAACGCCATTGCTGCGCTCTCCGAAATATATAAAAATTGGGTCACTACCGATAAAATCATCACCACCAATATCTGGTCTAGCGAATTATCAAAACTCACAGCAAACGCCTTTCTTGCCCAGCGCATATCTTCTATAAACGCCATGTCGGCAATATGCGAAGCCACAGAGGCAAACATTGACGAAGTGGCATTTGCCATCGGAAAAGACAGTCGGATTGGTGACAAATTCCTAAAAGCCTCTGTCGGGTTTGGAGGCTCATGTTTTCAAAAAGACATCCTCAATCTGGTGTACATTGCCCAAACTTTTGGTTTAAACGAAGTTGCCGATTATTGGCAGCAAGTAATAAGCATGAACAATTATCAAAAAAGCCGATTCGCCCGCAAAATTGTACAAGAAATGTTCAATACCGTTTCAGGTAAAAAAATTGTGCTATTAGGATGGGCGTTCAAAAAAGACACCAACGATTCGCGCGAATCAGCAGCCATCGATATCGCCAATTATCTCATAGAAGAACAAGCAGAATTACATATATACGATCCCAAAGTCACCGCACAACAAATCTTTACCGATTTAGAAATAAGCACCAGCATTCCGCAAGAAGAACTAGCAACCAAAATAAAAATATACAACCATCCAGACACTATTTTTCAGCAAGCACACGCTATAGTAATAGTAACCGAATGGGATCAATTCAAAACATTTGACTATACCCATATCAAAAAACAAATGCAACAACCCGCATTCATTTTTGATGGAAGAAACATACTAAATCCGGCCGAAATCACACAAATAGGCTTTCAATACATTGGTATTGGCAAGTAA
- a CDS encoding T9SS type A sorting domain-containing protein — protein MVYQICKCTIYNTPLTNNDYKIVAEANKGNVAQIGPLTKKGEANRTLFRTDLNTYWQQRTAGNNVFKCSFDLYVDDSYISSTPPSDPIRIILYSKEGGLTRFSYEPDYHRFGAGFDFSRGNFNRGSGEAVLVSPGTPLQPPPNGSWITVEMYIDYDNNKAYFSIPTLNYTNVKNIAFTLELGGLDTEGNPLPDDSPVELVFFYTKSGDVDGTFYTPKIDNINLVAQNTVPTLATTEQLAAKFNLYPNPASNVVNITNAENMQIQQITVYDVAGKQLSTQTYNNETDIQLNVEHLASGTYMLHLQTNQGTAVKKLVKK, from the coding sequence TTGGTTTACCAAATCTGTAAATGTACCATTTACAATACGCCGCTTACCAATAACGACTATAAAATTGTAGCCGAGGCCAACAAAGGGAATGTTGCACAAATAGGACCCCTCACCAAAAAAGGCGAAGCGAACCGTACTTTATTCCGTACCGATTTAAACACCTATTGGCAACAACGCACGGCAGGTAATAATGTTTTTAAGTGCAGTTTTGATTTGTATGTAGATGATAGTTATATAAGCTCCACTCCTCCATCTGATCCAATACGTATAATTTTATACAGCAAGGAAGGAGGGTTGACCAGGTTTTCATATGAACCTGATTATCATCGTTTTGGTGCCGGTTTTGATTTTTCTAGGGGTAATTTTAATCGCGGAAGTGGTGAAGCTGTATTGGTAAGCCCCGGTACCCCCTTACAACCGCCACCAAATGGCAGTTGGATTACTGTAGAAATGTATATAGATTATGATAACAACAAAGCGTATTTCAGCATACCAACTTTAAACTATACGAATGTTAAAAACATTGCATTTACTTTAGAGTTGGGTGGTTTAGATACCGAGGGCAACCCCTTGCCTGATGACAGCCCTGTTGAATTAGTGTTTTTTTACACGAAGTCTGGCGATGTTGATGGTACTTTTTATACCCCCAAAATAGATAACATTAATTTAGTAGCTCAAAACACGGTACCCACTTTAGCAACTACCGAGCAGTTGGCTGCAAAATTTAACTTATACCCCAACCCAGCAAGCAATGTTGTAAACATCACCAACGCTGAGAATATGCAGATACAGCAAATCACGGTGTATGATGTTGCAGGCAAACAGTTAAGCACCCAAACCTACAACAACGAAACCGATATACAATTAAACGTAGAACATTTAGCAAGTGGCACGTATATGCTGCACTTGCAAACGAATCAGGGTACAGCGGTTAAAAAATTGGTGAAAAAGTAG
- a CDS encoding DUF6495 family protein — MKYARLTKEQLEELHVEFTNFLASQQIDKSEWDLLKTQKPEVAEQEIDIFSDLVWEGVLKSARYIEHFSATHIFLFQFDNEQIDTIVLKTTNETVNFLTKSGLEWLGENLHSNEVEIRYGAKKFGGDRNGEIFEIIQQGGILSQGELYEQIKNILGK; from the coding sequence ATGAAATACGCACGTTTAACTAAGGAACAATTGGAAGAATTACATGTGGAATTTACCAATTTTTTGGCATCGCAACAAATTGATAAATCGGAATGGGACTTACTAAAGACTCAAAAACCGGAGGTAGCAGAACAGGAAATTGATATTTTTTCGGATTTGGTTTGGGAAGGTGTTTTAAAATCGGCTCGTTATATTGAGCATTTTTCGGCTACGCATATTTTTTTGTTTCAGTTTGATAATGAACAAATTGATACAATTGTTTTAAAAACTACGAATGAAACGGTTAATTTTTTAACGAAAAGTGGTTTGGAATGGTTGGGTGAAAATTTGCATTCCAACGAAGTGGAGATTCGCTACGGAGCTAAAAAATTTGGGGGCGACCGAAACGGTGAAATTTTTGAAATTATTCAGCAAGGTGGTATTTTAAGTCAGGGTGAACTGTACGAACAAATTAAGAATATTTTAGGGAAATAA